In bacterium, a genomic segment contains:
- a CDS encoding lactate utilization protein, translating into MLDAHQNSWNEKVARKIIAELEKRRMEGSYAPSAAQARKEILAMIPEGSSVYRCGSMTLVSMGFWEEVAKIPGVRLIDPFEPGLSPEESLERRRQGLLADILVTSSNAVTLDGKLVNLDGMGNRVAAMIFGPKKVILAVGMNKVVADVDAAMARVKHYSAPVNTIRLGFKNPCLETGLCADCRSPQRICNAWTVIQNQMIQGRIHVKLIGEHLGY; encoded by the coding sequence GAGCTGGAAAAGCGCCGCATGGAAGGCAGCTATGCTCCCAGTGCAGCTCAGGCCCGCAAGGAGATCCTGGCAATGATTCCAGAGGGATCCTCGGTATACAGGTGCGGATCCATGACCCTTGTGTCCATGGGATTTTGGGAGGAAGTGGCCAAGATTCCTGGAGTTAGACTGATAGACCCCTTTGAACCCGGTCTCTCTCCGGAAGAATCGCTGGAGAGAAGAAGACAGGGGCTCCTGGCAGACATACTCGTGACCAGTTCCAATGCCGTGACCCTGGATGGAAAGCTGGTGAACCTAGATGGAATGGGAAACAGGGTGGCTGCCATGATCTTCGGGCCCAAGAAGGTGATCCTGGCCGTGGGCATGAACAAGGTGGTGGCCGATGTAGATGCAGCCATGGCTAGAGTCAAGCATTACTCGGCCCCTGTTAATACCATCAGGTTGGGTTTCAAGAACCCCTGTTTGGAGACCGGTCTTTGTGCTGACTGCCGCTCACCACAAAGGATCTGCAATGCCTGGACTGTGATCCAGAATCAAATGATCCAGGGGCGTATCCACGTGAAACTCATAGGGGAACACCTGGGTTACTGA